Proteins from one Telopea speciosissima isolate NSW1024214 ecotype Mountain lineage chromosome 1, Tspe_v1, whole genome shotgun sequence genomic window:
- the LOC122648631 gene encoding small polypeptide DEVIL 4-like, which translates to MKMSSASMGTSKRRLSSRGLGGGGLLREQRGRLYIIRRCIVMLLCWHD; encoded by the coding sequence ATGAAGATGAGTAGTGCTTCTATGGGTACCTCTAAGAGAAGGTTATCAAGCAGAGGATTAGGAGGAGGTGGTCTCCTCAGAGAACAGAGGGGTAGGCTCTACATAATTAGGAGATGTATAGTCATGCTCCTCTGCTGGCATGATTGA